From the Manihot esculenta cultivar AM560-2 chromosome 3, M.esculenta_v8, whole genome shotgun sequence genome, one window contains:
- the LOC110612051 gene encoding GTP-binding protein ERG isoform X1, protein MKPFRTLRTLTIFPSKPRNSNSHLLDRVLLSHFFSAQPEQNDSENDNNDAVFDSSHFAVPNIDTKTTPQDATWDEKYRKRADRLVFGHETQKSKFKILQEQEEEERRRVLAKALLRAALERPDDEDDEDVVKEEDQKSLSVGIVGAPNAGKSALTNYMVGTKVSAVSRKTNTTIHEVVGVMTRGDTQICFFDTPGIMLKKNGFPYKDMKARVENAWSTVDLYDMIMVVFDVHRHLTRPDSRVVRLIERVGAQTNPKQKQVLCINKIDLVEKKKDLLKVSEQFKDLPGYDRCFMISGLKGAGVKDLTQYLMDQAVKRPWDEDPLNMSEEVMKTISLEVVRERLLDHVHQEIPYGIEHRLIDWKELKDGSLRIEQHFITHKLSQRKILVGKKGSKIGRIGMEANEELRSIYKREVHLILQVRLK, encoded by the exons ATGAAACCATTCAGAACATTGCGAACTCTAACGATCTTTCCATCAAAACCCCGAAATTCAAATTCCCATCTCCTTGATCGCGTTCTTCTTTCTCATTTCTTCTCAGCTCAACCTGAACAAAACGATAGTGAAAACGACAACAATGACGCGGTTTTTGACAGCAGCCACTTCGCCGTCCCGAACATCGATACTAAGACAACCCCTCAAGACGCCACTTGGGATGAGAAATACAGGAAGAGAGCTGATAGATTGGTGTTTGGGCATGAAACCCAGAAGTCCAAATTCAAAATACTACAAGAAcaagaggaggaggagaggaGGAGAGTCTTGGCCAAAGCTCTGCTTCGGGCGGCCCTAGAGAGGCCAGATGATGAGGACGATGAAGATGTGGTGAAGGAGGAGGACCAGAAATCTCTTTCAGTTGGAATTGTTGGTGCCCCTAATGCTGGGAAGTCGGCCTTGACTAATTACATG GTTGGCACGAAGGTTTCTGCTGTCTCTAGGAAGACAAATACAACAATTCATGAAGTAGTAGGAGTGATGACGAGAGGGGACACTCAAATT TGTTTCTTTGATACCCCTGGAATTATGTTAAAGAAAAATGGATTTCCGTACAAGGATATGAAGGCTCGTGTGGAAAATGCTTGGAGTACAGTTGATTTATATGATATGATCATGGTTGTTTTTGATGTCCATAGGCATCTTACCAG GCCTGATTCAAGAGTGGTGAGATTGATTGAACGTGTTGGAGCGCAAACAAACCCAAAACAAAAGCAGGTTTTATGTATCAACAAGATTGACCTAGTTGAGAAAAAGAAAGACTTACTAAAGGTTTCTGAGCAATTCAAAGATCTTCCTGGATATGACAG GTGCTTCATGATCTCAGGTCTGAAGGGTGCTGGAGTGAAAGATCTTACACAATATTTAATGGACCAG GCAGTAAAAAGACCTTGGGATGAGGATCCACTAAATATGAGCGAAGAAGTTATGAAGACCATTTCATTAGAGGTTGTTCGAGAAAGGTTGTTAGATCATGTCCACCAG GAAATCCCATATGGCATTGAACATCGTTTGATAGATTGGAAGGAGTTAAAGGATGGTTCTCTCAGGATTGAACAACACTTCATCACTCACAAACTGAGCCAGCGGAAGATTCTTGTGGGTAAGAAGGGCTCAAAGATTGG AAGGATAGGCATGGAAGCTAATGAAGAGCTAAGGTCCATATACAAGAGGGAAGTGCACCTGATCCTTCAAGTTAGACTGAAATAA
- the LOC110612051 gene encoding GTP-binding protein ERG isoform X2, protein MKPFRTLRTLTIFPSKPRNSNSHLLDRVLLSHFFSAQPEQNDSENDNNDAVFDSSHFAVPNIDTKTTPQDATWDEKYRKRADRLVFGHETQKSKFKILQEQEEEERRRVLAKALLRAALERPDDEDDEDVVKEEDQKSLSVGIVGAPNAGKSALTNYMVGTKVSAVSRKTNTTIHEVVGVMTRGDTQICFFDTPGIMLKKNGFPYKDMKARVENAWSTVDLYDMIMVVFDVHRHLTRPDSRVVRLIERVGAQTNPKQKQVLHDLRSEGCWSERSYTIFNGPVKRPWDEDPLNMSEEVMKTISLEVVRERLLDHVHQEIPYGIEHRLIDWKELKDGSLRIEQHFITHKLSQRKILVGKKGSKIGRIGMEANEELRSIYKREVHLILQVRLK, encoded by the exons ATGAAACCATTCAGAACATTGCGAACTCTAACGATCTTTCCATCAAAACCCCGAAATTCAAATTCCCATCTCCTTGATCGCGTTCTTCTTTCTCATTTCTTCTCAGCTCAACCTGAACAAAACGATAGTGAAAACGACAACAATGACGCGGTTTTTGACAGCAGCCACTTCGCCGTCCCGAACATCGATACTAAGACAACCCCTCAAGACGCCACTTGGGATGAGAAATACAGGAAGAGAGCTGATAGATTGGTGTTTGGGCATGAAACCCAGAAGTCCAAATTCAAAATACTACAAGAAcaagaggaggaggagaggaGGAGAGTCTTGGCCAAAGCTCTGCTTCGGGCGGCCCTAGAGAGGCCAGATGATGAGGACGATGAAGATGTGGTGAAGGAGGAGGACCAGAAATCTCTTTCAGTTGGAATTGTTGGTGCCCCTAATGCTGGGAAGTCGGCCTTGACTAATTACATG GTTGGCACGAAGGTTTCTGCTGTCTCTAGGAAGACAAATACAACAATTCATGAAGTAGTAGGAGTGATGACGAGAGGGGACACTCAAATT TGTTTCTTTGATACCCCTGGAATTATGTTAAAGAAAAATGGATTTCCGTACAAGGATATGAAGGCTCGTGTGGAAAATGCTTGGAGTACAGTTGATTTATATGATATGATCATGGTTGTTTTTGATGTCCATAGGCATCTTACCAG GCCTGATTCAAGAGTGGTGAGATTGATTGAACGTGTTGGAGCGCAAACAAACCCAAAACAAAAGCAG GTGCTTCATGATCTCAGGTCTGAAGGGTGCTGGAGTGAAAGATCTTACACAATATTTAATGGACCAG TAAAAAGACCTTGGGATGAGGATCCACTAAATATGAGCGAAGAAGTTATGAAGACCATTTCATTAGAGGTTGTTCGAGAAAGGTTGTTAGATCATGTCCACCAG GAAATCCCATATGGCATTGAACATCGTTTGATAGATTGGAAGGAGTTAAAGGATGGTTCTCTCAGGATTGAACAACACTTCATCACTCACAAACTGAGCCAGCGGAAGATTCTTGTGGGTAAGAAGGGCTCAAAGATTGG AAGGATAGGCATGGAAGCTAATGAAGAGCTAAGGTCCATATACAAGAGGGAAGTGCACCTGATCCTTCAAGTTAGACTGAAATAA
- the LOC110612150 gene encoding UDP-glycosyltransferase 43 yields MCKFRVFFISTPAIGNLVPIVEFAQRLVHHDPRFSATILIISLSQRPIVNSYIQSRSSTYSNINFIHLPPVDSPSPDQYQSAVGYISLVSQKHRPHVKDEIAKLQQTESDSARVCALFVDMFTTAMIDVANELNIPCYLYFASPVTFLGLMLHLPVIDVQLATEFIESDNELIVPKDPATELIIPGFANPLPPKVLPTSVLKRRSDGYSWFLYHTRRYVETKGVVVNTYRELEKYAITSVEATTTVPRIFPVGPVLDLAGPIEWHPERDQQDRIMKWLNNQPRSSVVFLCFGSMGSLGRSQLREIAIGLERSGFRFLWSIREPPKGKLDLPGEYASVEEILPEGFLNRTAEIGLVCGWVPQVTILANQAIGGFVSHCGWNSILESLWYGVPIATWPIYAEQQMNAFELVAELGLAVEIRVDYRSESGDMVLAEELERGIKRLMDGDDEVRRKVKEMSEKSRMAVMENGSSCASLTSLIENLTSGIS; encoded by the coding sequence ATGTGCAAATTTCGAGTGTTCTTCATCTCCACTCCTGCAATTGGAAACCTTGTTCCCATCGTTGAATTTGCCCAGCGTTTGGTTCATCATGACCCTAGATTCTCTGCCACCATACTCATCATCTCTTTATCCCAAAGACCCATCGTCAACTCCTACATCCAATCACGTTCCTCCACATACTCCAATATCAATTTCATCCACCTTCCTCCTGTAGACTCTCCTTCCCCCGATCAGTACCAGTCGGCAGTCGGTTACATCTCACTCGTCAGCCAAAAACACAGGCCACATGTAAAGGATGAAATAGCTAAACTCCAACAAACCGAGTCTGACTCGGCCCGAGTTTGTGCGTTGTTCGTTGACATGTTCACTACTGCCATGATCGATGTCGCTAATGAGCTTAACATTCCTTGTTATCTTTACTTTGCTTCTCCAGTTACTTTCTTGGGGCTTATGTTACACTTGCCGGTTATAGACGTTCAACTCGCTACTGAGTTCATTGAGTCGGATAATGAGTTGATTGTACCTAAAGATCCTGCCACTGAGTTGATAATACCGGGTTTTGCCAATCCGTTGCCTCCAAAAGTGCTGCCTACTTCAGTTCTGAAAAGGAGAAGTGATGGATATTCTTGGTTTTTATACCATACACGCAGGTATGTGGAAACGAAGGGTGTGGTTGTAAATACATATCGAGAACTGGAAAAGTATGCGATTACCTCAGTTGAAGCGACTACTACAGTGCCGAGGATCTTCCCGGTTGGACCGGTTCTCGACCTTGCGGGTCCGATCGAATGGCATCCGGAGCGGGACCAACAAGACAGAATCATGAAATGGCTTAACAATCAACCCAGGTCTTCTGTGGTGTTCTTGTGCTTCGGGAGCATGGGCAGTCTTGGCAGATCCCAGCTGCGAGAGATAGCAATTGGGCTCGAGCGATCCGGTTTTCGGTTCTTGTGGTCCATACGTGAACCACCCAAGGGGAAATTGGACCTTCCTGGTGAGTACGCAAGTGTGGAGGAGATACTTCCAGAAGGGTTTCTTAATCGGACGGCTGAGATTGGTTTGGTTTGTGGATGGGTTCCGCAAGTGACCATCTTGGCCAATCAAGCAATAGGCGGGTTTGTGTCGCATTGCGGCTGGAATTCAATCCTTGAGAGCCTTTGGTACGGTGTACCGATTGCCACGTGGCCTATTTATGCAGAGCAACAAATGAATGCGTTTGAATTAGTTGCAGAGTTGGGATTAGCCGTTGAGATCAGAGTGGATTATAGAAGTGAGAGTGGTGATATGGTGTTAGCAGAGGAATTGGAGAGGGGGATAAAGAGATTGATGGACGGTGATGATGAGGTGAGGAGGAAAGTGAAGGAGATGAGCGAAAAGAGTAGGATGGCTGTGATGGAAAATGGATCATCATGTGCTTCTCTAACATCTTTGATTGAGAATTTAACGTCTGGGATTTCATAA